In the Fundulus heteroclitus isolate FHET01 unplaced genomic scaffold, MU-UCD_Fhet_4.1 scaffold_92, whole genome shotgun sequence genome, CCAGCAATCTAAAATAAGTTAAGCTTCCAGTGTGAGGGCTATGTTCTGTATTTCAACGCTGCATCATTCGACTAGTAGAAACCTATACCCGGGTACCGATAACCTTGTTCATAACACGGAATGTGTTGGAATAAACCATACTCTGTGTACCAACCATACACTTTAATGGTGTCAACATGGACGGTActaaacagagaagaaaaatggtCCGCTTTTGTGCGGTACGTCTTTTTAACCTGCATGAGGTTCTGTGGAGCGCTTTGTGTTTCTCATTTACACACGCTCTCATTTAATAGTGCCTTTTTATGCATGTATGTTTTTATGTAAGTATTTGAAACAGGGCATCAGGTGAATAGTCCTGCTCAAGGACACTTTGGCTCATCTGTACCCCAACCGTCCAACTGGAAGATGACCACTCTACTGTGAAATTGATGCAACATGTCCATTTACAGTAATGCTCTCATTAGAAGCTAATTGAAAGCTTTCTGCTTGAGTAGACTTAGAATTGAAGTTTCCCCTAAATGGGCCCTTTTCTGCGTATGTTGGCTTTTTGATGGAGATGCAGTGATTTTCCAGAGACTGCCGTTTTTTGCTAAGATACTTTGATACTCCATTTAATCCCACTGAAAATGACACTTTAGTATTTAGTGCATCTTCAGTTATCTTCTATTGATACAttcacaaaattaaatataaacaaatgaGTCTCAAAAACCTTGATGTGGACGGTGGAATTGCCACTAACTAAATGTTGTGGATATTTATCATGATGCtcttatataaataaataaaaaatcagtatGCATCTTTCATGTAGAGATTACAAAGGTATTCTGACTGATCTGTCTATAAAAATCAGCAACAAAGGAATATCCACTGTTTGAATTGCCTTGtatgggctgtttttttttttttttttttacgtgcaACAACTTTTGTACTTAAGGTACAATAAGAAAGCCCAAAGCAAAGACAGAGTTTAGCAGAAAACCCACTATCCTTGGATTCATGAAGCTGCAAGTTTCCAGCTGAATGGCTGAGCCATCGGTACTGTGCTGTTATTCTTGATTTTCTTTCCCAGAATGTAAACGTGCAGGAATTAAATTAAAGGACCATCAGAGCAGTTGCTTCTGTCTGTTTTGTTACCAACTATTCGTCACCCACTGTGTCTAGATCTGTCGTACGGCTTTCAAAGCCTTCCAGTTCTCCGCATTGTATTTTTAGACTTttcaaaactttatttagttatatgaaacaaactgaaaaaagcaaaatgaagattgTTTTTAGGAATGTATTAAAATCAGCACAATGTCTCCAGAGAAACCTCCAAAGCTTTTCCCACCTAACCAGTCAAACTTGCTTCTTATTTACCAGTCGCAGTATAAAAGTCCGGTTTCTTTAGAGTGGTAGGTAACAGGGCACAATATAGAGCTTGTATGTTTCTAATTCATAAAAATACAAGATATACATTTAGAAGAGTTTTAATCAACATCCTCCAGGAGGTGGGGTGAATCAATACCCAGTTAAAGAAACtatgagtaaaaaaacaaaacaaaaaacaacctccCTAATCAGTCATCAAAGCGGAAGGACCGAGATGCATTGACATCGATGGTGAACTTCTTATTGGACGGTGCTGTAAACCCGAGACCTGCCCCCCTGTTACTGAAGTCCATTTTCCGCATTTGGGCTCGCTCAAACTCTCCCAGAAGCCCTTGCTGCAGCTGTTGCTGCCCATCCTTCCCCAGTGCCATGTTGGCTCCTCCAGCCGTCTTCTCAGCGACCTGGGAGCCCTTTTTGAAGCCGCCCATCAGCCGCAAGAACTTCTGCTGCTGTTGGGAGTTGTCGAACTGAGCCGTACTCCACTGGCCCAGAGTCTGTGAAAGAGAAttaggaagaaagaaaaaaagtgagatTCAGAAGCTTGCTTCTAATATTAACCTGCCATTACATCTGTCATCAATGCAAGTCCCAGTTTTAAAGATAATAGCATTTATCAGGCTGGCAATGTATAGCGATGCCATAATCTGACCTCTTCTAGTTAGATGTTCTAAaggaatttaaaaattaaacaccTGACTTGTCTGAATaaaaaccaagagagaaagAAACGGCATCTCTCAGTTAACATTGTGGCGTTTTACCATCACCACCCGATGATTCAACAGCTTCACAAAATGGCagcatttaaagcttttaaaagaatTATCAAGGGAAGCCAAGAAAACCGATACTGACTGTAGGTTTATCTGGCTTATGAGGTTGGGAAGCCTTGTCGATCTCCATCTGAAGAGCTTTTCTTCTCTCCTGTGACAGAAACATCTTATCAGTTGCTAAAATATATAAACGACTATTGTAACACtataattaatatttattatagAGATAAAAGCTATCATGAAATGATAATTTCTTAACTAACAttcctaaaataaatatttggccatATGCAAATGGATTTAGACGGGATGAATGATCCCACGTTAGCTCTGTGAGAAAAGACGTGGTCTAATGTAGGGAACCTTCCACCACTCGTCCCCAAACCCAGCGGAAAGGTCAGAGCTCTAGCAAACAGACAAGTTTTACTTTAATGCAAAGAGGAGGCTGTTATTACGTTTGTAACCAAACAGTGGTGCTGTGAAAACAGCTGCAGCTAAGAGTGCGAAGGTACATCCAGTTTAGAAGATGACAGTCGATGATATTGGGAGAAAAGATTTTTAGAACACCGAGGAcctactttttaaatgtttttctacaaataaaaagtcAAGATTTTATAAACCAACAGGAGTGTTTTAAAGAATATGGACCCAACAAAGAATTACCCAGTCTTAAATCCTATTCTGACGCGATTAGCTTTACCAAGGGACTACATGCAATTTGTAATAATTGTGGACGTTGTCTGTGCTGTTAATCCTGTGCAAATTGGCCATGTGGGTAATTTGTAAAGTATCTATTCCCCCGGAACATACCTACTGCATTGTAACTCAGAGGTCCTGTAATAATACTAACTCAGTGCTAATAGGCATCTCTGTGATGTGGACAGAAATGGGCAGGATCCGATATGCAATCAGGCGGTTTTTGTTTCCTGAGCACATTTCTATTTGCTTTTGGCGAAGAATGGAGGCTGCACTAGAGAGTTTAGAAAACCATTTGGGTCCCGGGCCAGCAAAGGCCTGTCAGCCCGAAACGTACGagatcaaaaagaaaaggccGCAGAGATGTGTGGATCACATCATGCATTGCACTGTGTGGTGATTTTCTTGTTTGTAGCCTTCTGTTATACAGGAGGCTAGCGCTGGCAGTAACGCAGCACTGAGCTGTGGCCGTAGCCTGCAAAGTAGTTTTACCATCAATTCACACACTGGTCAGTGCTGCCAGATATTGTGAGAGAAACGAGCTTGAAAGAAGCCCAGAAGCTAACCCACCAAAATGTAATACAGAGCCTGTTTCTATACTGTATAAATGTCTGCATTTACTTTTCCATGTGTGTGTATGCGGACAGAGATTTTAACCGGCTTACGCTGTCTGTAACGAAGAAACGCCAGCAGGTCTCTTGGTAGCTGTacggtgggaaaaaaaacccacaatccTCCATTCACAACATTTATAAGCaactatagaaaaaaaaaaaaagaaaaaaaagcccaaagtcgcttatGATAAGCTGGCTTGGCAACACTGACACCAGTTCATGTCATTCCTTGAGTCAATAAAGCATGAAACCAACCAGAAGTTAAATTAAAGAGGATAATCATATGCAATACGAGATGTCCATAAATTTCAGCAAAATCTCAGGCTTCAGTTATCCCATGTGATTGCGCAACATATAAAGCAGACTTAGGGTATTTATGACATGAGGTCCCTAGATAATGCTTATCCTGTGTGAATAGGGCTTTGATCGAAGTTGGTCCTGATCCCCAGGTCACATTTTTATACGCTCTTTGTTCTGTCTTTTATAATAAAGCTTTCATTATTAGAAAGGAGGAAACTCGTTTAGTCTTCAGCAGTGAATCTGTGTCTATGTATAAATTAAAATTAGAGTTGCAGTCATGAAAGGGTTGATAATTCTTGCCAAAATTCTTTTGGCCTTCAGCTGATCTGAAACGCTGCAGCAACAGTTCCAATCAAAAGTAACAagagagctctgattaccccgtatgttcctaacagagcacttcacactcagactgcaggtctactggtggttcctagagtctctaaaagtagaatgggaggcagatcctttagctatcaggttcttctcctgtggaaccaactcccagttttggtcctagaggcagacaccctgtctacttttaagactaatcttaaaactttctttttttgacgaagcttagagtggcttaggttatcctgaggtatctctgtagttatgctgctataggcttaggctgctggaagaATATCTATTTATCTCACCcggctgagttctcctactgttctccagttttacattgtttgttgtcatttcaacttttaactttttgttctctgccttttttctctgtataataggtacacctagtctggcgttctgttagctgtgacatcctccaggggaggcagatcatctgcaaTTAACCTCTTTAACAtaaaaaggattcctggatcaatgtgtgcttttctgtctctctgctctgtcttctttaacccccagtcggtcgaggcagatgaccgttcacactgagcccggttctgctggaggttttccttcctgttaaaggagagtttttctctccactgtcgcttcatgcatgctcagtacgagggattgctgcaaagccatggacaatgcagactgtccctgtggctctacgctctttcaggaggagtgaatgctgcttgaagagacttgatgcaatctactgggtttccttagataggaaactttttgaccaatctgtctgtatgatttgattgaatttgacgttgtaaagtgccttgagatggcatgtgttgtgaattggtgctgtataaataaaactgaatataaAATTATCCCACAGGGGATTGAAACGGCTATTTTTACCTGATTAATGGAGGCCTCGTCTGTGTTTCCATTCTTTGCTGAGAGGAAAAGTACATCCCCTTGGGGAACCTCCTGAAACAGAAACCCAGACTGACTCAGACCATTCCACTAATTTTAAAACAACCGTCGCTTTATAAATGTTGCTTTTGGCTCACCTGTGCGTCACCCTGCTCTTCTTTGAcctttctcttctttttgcTCCCAGCCTGGGCCTCAGTGTTGTTGTCCAGATCTCCTTTTTCTGACATTCTATTCTTTTTGCTCTTCTTGTTCTGAGAGTCAGCAGCCAGGGGGATACTACGCTCTGGGCTCCacacctcctcctcatcctcctctactttgacttttttctttttccttgacACCACTTCCTCTGTGTCTACTATCCCATTTTCCTCTTTggcttttttattctttttctttttgctcttcCCTTCCTCTATCCCAGTCTCTTCTTTTatgaacttttcttttttcttatggAGAATTTCCTCATCCTCCACcgcccttttcttctttctttgagTTTCAGTTTCTTCATGGTCTTTTCCCAATCTCTCACTTTtactctcctttttcttttttaattttacctcCTTAACTTCAGTCTCTTCCTTTTCTACATCCATCAGGTTTTCCACCacttttgctttcttttctgtttttattttcccaacTACATCAGTAATTAcaagagttttctttttcttctttgtctttTCTCCAACTATCTCTTCAGTCTCTGCTGGGCTTGAAACTAAAACTGTGCCTTTTTGCTTCTTGGGTTTCTTTGGAGGATTATTATTTCCAATTGGCATTTCCTCGTCTTCTTctttcttcacattttctgGTTGGATTTGTACAGACTTATCCTttaacttctttttctttttcgtcTTTTCCAATTTCTCATCCTGTAAGGTAGAATTTTCTGCTTGGTTCACATATTCTAAcaccttcttctttttcctcttgtTATCTTCTACATCAGTTATAAAAATGCTATCatgtttcttccttttcttttcttctttctgatTAACTTCGTCTTCCTGTTCTTTTGCTACAGTTTTATCTACTTTccacttcttttcttttttgagcTTGACTTGGGTACCGTTCTCAGCACTACAGTTTTGGACtggtgaaaatatttttcctttcttgTGTTTGTTCTCCTTCTTTATTACACGCTCCTCAGtgttctcctcctccatctttGTTTCGGCCGGCTTGTTGTCACAGATCCCCTGTCTTATCTGCTTTAAacaagatgattttttttttttttggggggggtaaGATAAATTACAAATTATAAAAACAAGGCTCACAGGCACTTTTTGTACAGACGGGAGGAGTTAACactgaccaaaggtttggcagGCTGTGTGGGCTGGGACTGCTCATCGATGTCTCTCTGCAGAGCCAGTAGCTTCGCCTGCAACAAACCAAGCAACTAATCAGCCTAACTATAAATGTTAACtataaatgcagaaacaaacatTGAAAACAACCACTGCTTTACTGTAACACGCATCATTTACATAAATGTTGCATCTAGCTTATGCAACGCTGAGCCTGTAGCTATATATCCCAGTTTGCTGTCTGCATTAGATCACGGCAAAGACTGTGGAGGCGTTACAGAGACACTGAAAATTAGAATACCTGAATTATCTCATTTCAACTGAGCTTTTGATCTTCTAAGAGGGTTTTCACTGTATGCATcactgattgaaaaaaaaaaaaaatttccccacaaataaagatctgaaaagtgcggaGTGTAGTCTAAAAGAGTGCATGGAAAGCATCTATGCTTATCTTTTGAAAGTATTGCCCAGACACTTAGAATAATTTatggctggactttgactgggtcattccAAAACATGAATATTTTCTGATCTGAATCTAATGCTATTGCACCTCAGGCTGCATGTTTATGATCATCATTCTGCTGGAGGGTGAACTTCCCCAATCTGTGTGTTTTGCAGCCTTTGACAGATTTTCTTCCTGGTCTGTCCtttatttagcttcatctatGTTCCCATCATGTTTGAGCAGCTTTCCTGCACATAGAACAAAACGGTTCAACACTGGTCTTGTCTGAGCAAAGCGTCTTCCTCCAGGTGTTTCCTGTGTCTGATACGAGGCTTTCGGCAAACTGTAAACTGGACTTTTAGTAGCTTATTTCTCCCTAACAAGCACTTACCTCTTACTAGTCCTCCATGCTTAAACCAGACCTAGGGTTTAAAGCTTACACATATCAACTATAAAGATCTGAAAGTCTATTTGGCAAAAGCAAACTAgtcttttgaaacaaaaaaatgttttgtttacaaGCCAGTTCTTGTGTTCCATAACTTTGTATCCTTTTCTGAGTCAGTTTTTTTATACATAGATCCATTGACTCAGTATTTaaatagtatttatttttaataaatatgatTACATATTAAgaaagaattagaaaaaaaaccccaaaacaaacaaatttcaaGGTGATAAATGCAAtctaaacagaaagaaagaaatattgaCTGTCACGCGGTTGTGTAAAACCAAACTGATCAACAGGTCTTGAcagttcaaaaaaaaaactgttaaccCGTTATTCCGCACACACCTATTTTCTTTTTCGACTTATCCTGACCCGGAAAATGATAAAAGcaaatttcatgtttttctggacttttcaaGACTAACCAGGAACCCTTGACATCTGAAGGAGACTGATAGTACTAAATGTTATTcatgggttttatttatttgtaagacccTTAAATAATTTCCCCTTTTACGACTCTGTGCAA is a window encoding:
- the knop1 gene encoding lysine-rich nucleolar protein 1 isoform X1, producing MEEENTEERVIKKENKHKKGKIFSPVQNCSAENGTQVKLKKEKKWKVDKTVAKEQEDEVNQKEEKKRKKHDSIFITDVEDNKRKKKKVLEYVNQAENSTLQDEKLEKTKKKKKLKDKSVQIQPENVKKEEDEEMPIGNNNPPKKPKKQKGTVLVSSPAETEEIVGEKTKKKKKTLVITDVVGKIKTEKKAKVVENLMDVEKEETEVKEVKLKKKKESKSERLGKDHEETETQRKKKRAVEDEEILHKKKEKFIKEETGIEEGKSKKKKNKKAKEENGIVDTEEVVSRKKKKVKVEEDEEEVWSPERSIPLAADSQNKKSKKNRMSEKGDLDNNTEAQAGSKKKRKVKEEQGDAQEVPQGDVLFLSAKNGNTDEASINQERRKALQMEIDKASQPHKPDKPTTLGQWSTAQFDNSQQQQKFLRLMGGFKKGSQVAEKTAGGANMALGKDGQQQLQQGLLGEFERAQMRKMDFSNRGAGLGFTAPSNKKFTIDVNASRSFRFDD
- the knop1 gene encoding lysine-rich nucleolar protein 1 isoform X2 encodes the protein MEEENTEERVIKKENKHKKGKIFSPVQNCSAENGTQVKLKKEKKWKVDKTVAKEQEDEVNQKEEKKRKKHDSIFITDVEDNKRKKKKVLEYVNQAENSTLQDEKLEKTKKKKKLKDKSVQIQPENVKKEEDEEMPIGNNNPPKKPKKQKGTVLVSSPAETEEIVGEKTKKKKKTLVITDVVGKIKTEKKAKVVENLMDVEKEETEVKEVKLKKKKESKSERLGKDHEETETQRKKKRAVEDEEILHKKKEKFIKEETGIEEGKSKKKKNKKAKEENGIVDTEEVVSRKKKKVKVEEDEEEVWSPERSIPLAADSQNKKSKKNRMSEKGDLDNNTEAQAGSKKKRKVKEEQGDAQVPQGDVLFLSAKNGNTDEASINQERRKALQMEIDKASQPHKPDKPTTLGQWSTAQFDNSQQQQKFLRLMGGFKKGSQVAEKTAGGANMALGKDGQQQLQQGLLGEFERAQMRKMDFSNRGAGLGFTAPSNKKFTIDVNASRSFRFDD